The genomic interval ctatgcTGTTTACTTttatggacatttcatataaatgaaataacataatctcttgtcttttgtgtttggcttctttcacttggtgtGATGTTTGTACATATTGTTAcatgtattaatattttgttcaatttttgttgttgagtaGTATTCCCATCAGACATATcaccttttgtttttccattcaccaACTGATacacatttgggttgtttctactttttgactattctgaataatttattttatcaacATTTGCATACCAGTCTTTGTGTAACATAAACTTTCATTtcttatgaataaatatgtagggatggaattgctgagtcatgtgGTAAATCAGTATTAACAtttcaagaaactgccaaatgttttccagagtcattatgtcattttatatttatatggtaATGTGTGAGGATTCCAgattctccacatccttctcaGCATTTGTTACtgtatgtcatttttattatagccattctagtggtTGTGAATAGTATGCCATTGTTGTTTTAACTTTCATCACTATCATGGTATATCCATGTTCTGCTGTTGTTGGTTGGAGTTTTCTATTAATGTTGATTTTATCCTATTGATTGATGGTATTGTCTCATAGCCTTgttgaatttctctctctgttccatcAGTCATTGGGAAGGGATATTGtttgtttcatatgttttcaGATTCTTTGGTGCTCTGAAATTTGACAGTTATGTGTGTTGTAGGTCTATTTTCATCTACAATGCTGACCCTAATTGTActcttctcaattttattttttttaaggttttgtttatttatttgagagagagagagataatgagagagagaaaatgagtggggaggagagggagagggagaagcaggttcccatgagcaaggagcctgatgtaggacttgatcccagaactctgggatcatgacctgagccaaatgcaggtgcttgacagactgagccactgaggttcCCCCTCATTGTGCTCTTTCAATGTGGAAATTCATGTCCTTCAGTCCTGTAcagttttcagttatttattttgattttttccttattttccctgtactgaaattccatttatttggatATTGGTTCCTCTAAGCCAATCTTACCTTCCCCCCCCCCTTATATTTCAGGAGATATCCTCAAGTTTCTCTACCAgctttctattgatttttttttttttttgctatcttATTATATCccgtttttaatttctaaatctttgttttttgtctcaTTTGTGTTTCACATATACAATTTGCTCTTATCTCTCAAGGATTTCTCAAAGtcaggtttattgagatataatttacatatgataaaaattcactctttttggTGCATAGTTACATTAGTTTTGACAGGTAACTACCACCATAATCAAGGTGGAAAACAGTTCTTTGGGAGACTTGAACCATCACTGATGTCAGTATTtttagatgtgtgtgtatgtatgtgtattttcctCTGGGACTGATCAGAATTCCCAAAGGATCTTCTGTTCTCTTCCTGGAGTGTATAAGGCTAGCTGCAAGCTTTCATGAGACAAATGGTAGAAAGAAGCTTAGATCTCAACATGTAGTATGTAAACTTTCACTTGATGCCCTTTTAGACAATATTCTTCTTCATTTGTGCCTGGTGTTTCCTATCTCAAGGACTCTTTCTCAAGGactcttgttttaaattttccatacAACATTTATTGGAATGGGGAAAGTGAAATTGGAACTAATTTTGTCTTAAATGGATATTcagtccttcttcttcttcttcttcctcttcctcttcctcttcctcttcctcttcttcttcttcttgtcggaaagggagagagagcgagcacaggcaggtagaacggcaggcagagacagagggagaagcaggctccctgacgagcaaagagcctgatgtgggacttgatcccaggacactgggatcatgacctgagccaaaggcagctgcttaaccaactgagccacccaggcatccccattctCCTTCTTCTTAAGCCCACATTTCCCCCCCACTTCTTGAGGTCTTCAATATTGCCAAGTCCTGAACCTTTGGGGATTCTGCTTTTACCTTTCCTCATTGCTGATTTAGGACTTGGCTTTTTCTCAGATCTAATATCATTTATCACTTTTACTTTGCAGTTTCCAAAACGTTACTGCCATCaactcatcttttcttctttgtccttaCAGGTTTTATGCCTTTAAAAACCCTTTACTGTCATGGTGATGAGGTTTCAGGGAAGCATAGAAGTAATTGCTTAAGTTTAGACCATTATCTTTAATTAAAAGTCCCcctttctttaagaaagaaaagcttacCTTGTGCAAAAGATCTTTTATGATCCCAGCTTCTGTCTTTCCAGCTTCACTTTTTATTCTGCTACAGTCCACCTCCGGCCTAAGCTCCAGTCACATGCATCTTCTTAAGAGATTGCCAAACAAGCCATGTTTCTTCATGCCTTTCAGTTCTACACATGCTATTTTGTCAATGTGCTATTTGTCCTTTAAGTCTCTGCTCAGTGAAGCTTTGCTGATTCACATGACTGCCCCTCTATTGGAGTGTTTATTGTATTActgcaattatttatttcttaaaaagtctCATCCTAAAGGTTTTTTAATCTGGGGGTGCAGCTGGGAGGGATGCCTATGGATTAATGGCAGGAAATCTCAGAATACcctgaaattatttgcaaattttcATGTTTGGgcatatttttggaaaattctctaaggcagattttcttctaagagtgtACATCAGAAATGCtgtggagctttttaaaaatataattgctttGGGCTTCACTCCAGAGCCCTGCTGAGGTATAAGTTAGGGGCCAGAGGATATATTTTCTAAAAGCTTCCCAAGCGATTCTTTGGAAGAGCATCTCTGGTCTGTCATCTTCATTATTCTGGGGCTTGGCATATAGTGAATGcttagtaaacattttaaaaaggaatgagggaGGAACTTGTGTTCAGGTCATGGCCTGAAATAAATTTCCTGTGTGAAACTTGAATCCAAGTGGGGGAATCACTAATTTATTGTTATATAAAGGAAGTAATAGTATCTATTTTCCCTTCTTTGAGATAGTTGAACGAATGAGAAATGGTgaattgttttttcaaagatagaGGAAAGCTCTGGAGACCTTACtgcaagaatgaaagaaaaatttaaggatCAGGCATAAAACTAGTCAGATACatttggtttgatttttgttcACCTGCTGCttatagttgtatttttttaagattttatttatttattttacagacagagatcacaagtaggcagagaggcaggcagagagagagggggaagcaggctccctgccaagcagatagcctgactggagctgaaggcagaggctttaacccactgagccacccaggcgccctgttataGTTGTATTTGAACCAGTGATTTGATTCTAAAACTAGGCTTCTATACATTTGGGTGTCATTGATATATACTATTTATACCTGACTTCATAAcctctaaatttaaatttaatatatggcCAGTGACATAGATAATGGGGAGATTGACATGTTGCATTGGCAAAAAATACctcatattatttttaactgattGCAAATAAGGAATGCGAACAGGAGCCTAATTTTCTGCAATGCCCGGCCTTGTGTTTCCTCTGTTTAAGgttttaaaacatgtataaatTAGAACTATGTTCTCTGCTTTACTCATAAACCTCTTTTACATAGTGTTGTATTTTTGTCTGTTAATGATCAGGCTCTTTTGCATTTTGtactttccatttcttatttttgttttgctgtttagGTATTTAAGAGATTATGGCATCTGAAGCCCACAATGTTAAAAAACGAGGCTTTTGTAATAATATTGAGGATCATTCCACTGATCTTCCTAGAAAAAGGATCTCTAATTTTACTAATAAGAACATGAAGGAGGTAAGTGCATGGCTTCTAGGTAATGGATAAGACAGTATCTTAATCTTTTCATGCTACAGCAGAATACGatagactgggtgacttacaaacaaaagaaatttgtttctcacagttctggaggctgggcagAAGTACAAGATAAAAGCTCTAACCAGTTTGGTTATCTGATTAGAGCCTCTTTCCTGGCTTATAGTTGGCTGTCTTGtatgctgtgtcctcacatggtagaaggggCAAAGAGCTCCCTGGGGGCTcatttataagggcactaatcccattcatgagggcatcatcctcatgacctaatcccCTCCTAATATCATTCATtttgggcattaggatttcagtGTGAATTTTGAGGAGACATTGGTCATTCAGTACATCATAGATAGTTTAAACTGTTAAGTCTGTAGATAGTTTtggttaaattatttaaatagtagGAAGATGATAATTTGCTTAATCTCCCAGAATTAAGtagaattaatgaaatattgAAAACTTTATATTCCAAAAACTCTAAAAACTTTATGGACAGTATGCTGTTTTAATATGATACCATTTGAATATTGTAGTTTAATTCTGAAGAGGACTCTCAGAGGTGCTTTTGTTCACCTTTGCAAGGCTCATTCATGctgatatttcttttaaatgatattaaaagTCAAAACACTTATTAAGTACCatgtaagtaaaatatatgactaGTGGCATGGAAAATAGGAAGATGGTTATGTTGGTTTGTCAAATATACCTATGCACAGTGGTGTTTACAGACCGAAACTGCTGCTTTAATCTGAAAAATTTAACTATGGAATTTCAGATTTGTTGATATCAGTCACAGAATTTACATAGCTTCACAGAAGAACCTAAATATGCTGTTAActatctagttttatttttcaggttaaGAAATCTCCAAAACAGTTGGCTGCTTACATAAATAGgtaaggcttctttttttttttttaatttttaattttttataaacatatatttttatccccaggggtacaggtctgtgaatcgccaggtttacacacttcacagcactcaccaaagcacataccctccccaatgtccataaccccaccccccttctcccaaccccctctaGGTAAGGCTTCTTTAAAGTTTGTGGGAAGCAGAAGTATTGAAAGTTAGGTAAGAATGAAGAAGAGTGGGAAAAAATAAgtcttctcttttattataaGTAACTTATTGTCAAATAATTCCATTGTGCCAGTCACAGTGGAAAACACATCAGTATTTCTCTAATCCTTACAACAGTCCTAGTAGAAAGGTATCATTGTCCCTAATAGTTGATGAGAAAAACTAAAGATTTGTGATTTGTTCAGGGTCATACAGCTAGATAGTGGTAAAAATGGCATTCAATCCCAGATCTTTTAAACTCCAAAAGCACTTTCTACTAAACTACTTGTTCTTAAAATGGATCAGAGACAGTGGGGTTCCCTTTCAGGTAGTTAGGAGGTCAAGACAATATTCATAACAATAACATTAAttcactttcctcattttcaCTCTTACAAATAGAGTTTTCCAGGGGCTACATGATATTTGTTAGTggattgaatgcagaagcagatatgagaatccagctgtcttaaTTAAATATTAGAGATTTTGTACAAACGTAAAAAACGGTGCCATTCttcttactatattttattttggaaaacagggtTTTTTTGGGCAAAATATTCTATGTTATTATGTAATAAggttattatttcttaaaagaatcagTAAGTTTCTTGAGTGATACAGTAAATATCAGTAGATATTGCccacataaaaatattcttttgaaacCTCAATTTTTAAGAGTTACAAGGTATCCTGAGGccaaaacatttgagaatcaccatATGAAACTGTGAGGTTTGCTCTGTTGTGTTTTATCTTctgtaaacaaattaaatatacttAAGTTTAATCAAAATAAgtattcttgggacacctgggtggctcagtcaagcatttgccttgggctcaggcatgatcctggggtcctgggatcaagcctgcagcAAGcaccctgcttagtggggaatctgcttcttcctctccctcaagccttccctctactcatgctcttgctccctctctttttctctttcaaatgaaaaaacaaaaaaatctctaaaacatatatgtatactcATATTTGCacaattcaaatatatttcattttttaaaaaacctagtTATTATGCTTCTTGGTTTAGTTTAGTATAAAGTATCCAGATGAtttgtaatttttcctttttgttttcctctatgatctaagagttaacatttttaaaatataatttacttctAATTTTAATGGATTGTGATCACAAAATGTGGCCTATTAAATCTTTCTGCTTAAAAAGTTGTAAAGGTTTTCATGtagttctttttcatttaagCAAATCAATTCTTCTTACAGAACAGTTGGACAAGCTGTGAAAAGCCCAGATAAACTACGTAAGGTGATCTATCGCAGAAAGAAAGTGCATCATCCTTTTCCAAATCCTTGTTACAGAAAAAAACAGTCCCCTAGAAGTGGGGGCTGTGACatggcaaataaagaaaatgaactggCTTGTGCAGGTCACCTGCCTGAAAAATTACGCCATGATAGTCGAACATATTTGATTAACTCCAGTGATTCTGGTTCTTCACAGACAGAAAGCCCATCATCAAAATATAGTGGGTTTTTTTCTGAGGTAAGTAATTTAAATGAACTTAATTTTAATCCTGTTATACTACTCGCTTTTTTGTCATATTCTGCTAGCAGAGTCATTCATTTCCTGTTGAATTCAGACTAAGTGATTCTAATTCCCTGAGACAGTTTTCTAGATTAACCAAATTTGAATCAGTAGTTACTCCATTTCACTGAGTTAGTGATATCTGAGATGGAATGAGATGGTTGacaagctgctataaatattcagaatGGCAAGTTGGCCAGCAgaaatttaaaggaaaggaaaataagaaatctgCACTAAAAAGTAGACCACCAAAGCCAGTTATCCAGGAACAAACATTTTTCTTGGCTCTCGGAATTGCCATTGGAAACTTTGTTCAGGCAAACCTGCTAAGGTTTGCTGCTCTTCTAGCTCAGGTGAAATTAGTTGTTCGAACAGGCTCAAGGGaatttggggggtgggcaggttTGAAAGAAATACTCTAAAACTGGATTGTAATGATGGTTGTATAATTCTGTAAATTTATTAGAAATCGTATTACATACTTTCAGTTGGAGAGTTTTATGATATAACgcctcaaaatttttttaaaaaatgatcatttgaAGGAATAGTTTAGAAACATgagtttataataattattattacatatttattatatatgttgtagaaaatgaacccaaaggaaaaaattattcataatctCAGCATTTGGAAATAACAGTATTAAAACTTTGACATATCTTTTCTCTTCATATTGTACATGTTACTTGATTActtgatttttatgtttaataaaattggattttttccATGTAATTAAATAATCCTTCTACAATTTTTTGATGGATAcataatgttaatttcttttactATGATTTGCTGAACCTAGTATTGTTTCTATCTGGCATGACAgcttgaaaaacattttctatggcatacaagcagaaaaatatttttttaaagatttatttattaagagagtgCACATGTACAAATGAGGGAGGGacgaagggagaggaagagagaatctcaggtgGATTCCTGGCTGAGTgccgagccccacacagggctccatgtcacgaactgagatcatgacctgagcagaaaacaagagtccAAAGCTTAATCAACTTGAGCCGCCCCAGCaccccaggggaaaaaaatatatttttttaaagattttatttatttatttgccagaaagagacacagtgaaagagggaactcaagcagggggagtgggagaaggagaagcaggcttcctgccaagcagggagcctcttgtggcacttgatcccaggaccctgggatcatgacctgagctgaaggcagatgcttaacaactgagccacccaggcacacacccccccacactgcaaattggttttaattaaaatgttcataGTGCATAGGTGAATGAAAGTGAGCATCACGTTTAGGATAATGATTATGAGTAAGatgaaagaaagatggaaatttaaatgttattaagtaaaaccataataaaatgatgtaaaaaaaagttgtatttgccAGTGAATATGTTCTTACTTGTAAAAATAATATCCTGGAGTAATAGGAAGTAATTCCAGGTGAAGTGAAGGAAATGCATATAGAATCTGTGAGAAGAAGGGAAGTaggggggcactgggtggctcagtcacttaagtgtctggctttttgtttccactcaggtcgcgatctcagggtcataagattgagtcGTGGGTAGGGCTGCAGGCTCAGGgtggagtccgcttgggattctcttcccatttcctctccttcccccttcttcccttccccccttccctttgtgtatgtgtatgcttgctctctctctctaaagtaaataaataaaattaaaaaaaaaaaaaggaatcagggaCTATTTGATTTAATAGTGAATTAACATGGACCCTAGAGAATAGGATGGTAACCAGACTTAGTGTTAAAGAGAATCACTGTCATGCTTATTCATTCACAAATACTTTTTGAGGGCTCCCAACTCTAATGCATTCTGCATGCTCTGAGGAATTACATTGGTAGATGAAAAACAGGCAGTGCTCCTACTTTAATGTAGTTAGAGAAGTGACAAGGCCCAACACtaatcaaataatcaaagaaaCTACATAccctgaagaaaaagaacatacgATTATATAACCCAGAAATCTGGCCTAGATTGGGACCTAAGTTGGTTTGTCAGTTGAATTGAGGGAATAAACATTCTGAGTGCAAatacctttaaaacaaacaaaaaaagcctccGCTGTACATTTGAATTATTGCCATGGTGAGTCATTTTTTTCAAGGTCCCCCTTTTACTTGCTCTCATTTTGATTACTTTGCACTTGCACAAACCTTCCCTAACAAGGCAATTAataagtttattgattttttttttttttaagatttgtgtattttgagagagagggctcATGTGCGTGCagtgggaagaacagagggagagagagtcttaagcagactctgtgctgtgtagcccaacacagggcttgatctcacaatcccgatatcgtaacctgagccaaaaccaagagttggttgcttaaccaactgtgccacccaggagctccttaTCTTTTGTTATTTCATACCTTTTTTACTGACTCACTAGTTTCTGCTCTAAAAACCTAAATCTAAAAATGGTAACATTATCTTGTCAAAATTCAAAAGTCATAACCTTTTGACCCAACAGTTCTATgcctatgtatatatatacccaagagaagtgaaaacatatgtccacacaaacactTATAAACAGATGTTCATAAcattcataatagcccaaagtGGAAACATTCCAAATGTCCTTCATCTGatatatggataaataaaatgtcatatattcatacagtggaatattatttgggcATTATAAAGGAGTACAATACCAGTATATGCTACACTATgtataaaccttgaaaacattatgctgtaTGAAAGAAGCCACATCAAAAAAGCCACATATTGGATAATTCAGTTTATATGAACTGTCCAGACTaggtaaattcatagagacaaaaagtagattaatggttgccaggggctggaaagaagggagaatggaGTTCAGGGTTTCTCTtaagggtgatgaaaatgttgattttaaaattgattgtggtgatggttgtacaatcCACAGATACACTAAAAACTactaaattatacattttaagtggttaagttttatggtatgtgaattataccttagtctcttattttaaaaaatggatctaGTTGTTCTGGTGCTAAAATTAATCTTACCAAAATGTATGTATAAGTgtacatatttacatacataatgATGTTCACTGATGCATAGTTTTAATAGGGAAAAAacacaataatataaataaattttagtatataACAACTGGAgactatataattatttttttaattatgaggTTGATCTATGCTTTGACATTAAAGTCTTTATAATATATAAGtgaaaaataaggttttaaaaaacatagctattataatattttaattttgtatctatAATTTATCTGTCTAGGAATAATTTGGAAGGATGCATACCAGTCTGTTAACTTTGATTACTAGATTTTATCTGGGCAGATAGAGATTATTCACTTTTTCTTTGATACAGTTCTGTGCTATTTGAGCTTTTTAGAATAGGAACATATTAccttattatattaaaaaatgactgaatgaatttaAATACTGgtcaaagaactgaatttttgtGGTTCCCTTCCCATGTTATTCAGTATATATTTACCTTTGCCTTTaatccagaaaataaattaaatcctagGTTTGTAGGTGagttacaaataatttattttataaattattgagattttaaaagaaaatggtaacaaataaaaagtactgataaaaaaataaacaagtgctggggacctgggtggctcgttggttaagcatctgccttctgcgcaggtcatgatcccgaggtcttgggatagagtcccgcattgggctctctgctcagcgggaagcctgcttctctctctcccactccccctgcttgtgttcctgctcttgttgtctctctctccctgtcagataaataaataatctttaaacaaacaaacaaagtaaacaagtcctgggtgcctgggtggctcagtctttaaatgtctgccttcagctcaggtcatgatcccagggttgtgggactgaaccctacatgaggctccctgcccatcgggaagcctgttttccctctcccactaccctgtttgtttcctgctCTTGCtatttctctccgtcaaataaataaataaaatattttttaaaataaataaataaacatgtccTAAAATTTATTCAGATCATTTGTTTACTATGTTCAGCTGCAACATTCCTATTTTGGGGTCAGTAAAAGGAGTCACCTctccataattttaaaacatgtctaTCAGAAtaatttaattggaaaaaaatggtttcatgTCATGTTTCAGTGTGTTTTTTAACAAAGTAGATTACTGCCTTTCAGGTTTCTCAGGACCATGAAACAATGGCACAGGTTTTGTTCAGCAGGAATTTGAGATTGAATGTAGCTTTAACAttctggagaaagagaagtatAAGTGAACTTGTAGCTTATTTGGTGAGGTAAGTGTGACCTTTTATGCTTTTGTTCAGTTAAGTAATTTCCATGTTTTATGTTGAAGTGCCTCTTCTTTTTTGTGTACCGGCTAAAATTCTAAACTTCCTTCATTTAGCTTAAATAGCAACaatatagtttgtttgtttgtttgtttgttttgaaacaatatagtttaaaatacatttatcacCAGTCTATGAGTAGCCAAAATTCAGAAAACTATCTCTTTCATCATATTGAACAAAGCTATTACCTTCTCTAGGATCCTTATAAGTAAAACTAAGAGATACCAGTTTGGGagaaataaccttttaaaaatcccCTTTGAGTCAAAATTTTAAGCATGGCTTTCCTCAGTATATTCAGGTCTCTTCTCAAACatcatctctttttcttccccttgagagagagggcaggtggggagcaTGGGGAGTGGAGGTG from Mustela erminea isolate mMusErm1 chromosome 5, mMusErm1.Pri, whole genome shotgun sequence carries:
- the KATNBL1 gene encoding KATNB1-like protein 1, which codes for MASEAHNVKKRGFCNNIEDHSTDLPRKRISNFTNKNMKEVKKSPKQLAAYINRTVGQAVKSPDKLRKVIYRRKKVHHPFPNPCYRKKQSPRSGGCDMANKENELACAGHLPEKLRHDSRTYLINSSDSGSSQTESPSSKYSGFFSEVSQDHETMAQVLFSRNLRLNVALTFWRKRSISELVAYLVRIEDLGVVVDCLPVLTNSLQEEKQYISLGCCVDLLPLVKSLLKSKFEEYIIVGLNWLQAVIKRWWSELSSKTEIINDGNIQILKQQLSGLWEQENHLTLVPGYTGNIAKDVDAYLLQLH